Below is a window of Vallicoccus soli DNA.
CGCACCGTACGGCCCCGCGGCGGCCTCCGCCCCGGGGCGTGGCCCTGCCTGCCCCGGGGTACGGCGCCGACACCCGCAACCGCACGCGCTCCCGGAGGCCACCGTGGCACCGCCCCGCACCCTCGTCCTCGTCCTCGCCGGCGGCGCCGGCGGGCGCCTCCAGCTGCTCACGCACGACCGCGCCAAGCCGGCGGTGCCCTTCGGCGGGGTGAACCGGCTCATCGACTTCCCGCTGAGCAACTGCCTGCACTCGGGCATCGCGGACGTGTGGGTGTCCCAGCAGTTCCACACCACCTCGCTGAACGACCACCTGTCCAGCGGGCGCCCCTGGGACCTGGACCGCACCACCGGCGGCCTGCTCGTCATCCCGCCGCACCAGGGCACCGCGCGCGGGGGCTGGCACGCCGGCACCGCCGACTCCCTGTGGCGCAACGCCGAGCTCGTGCGGGAGTTCGGTCCGGACGCCCTCGTCGTCGTGAGCGCGGACGCCGTCTACCGGCTCGACTACGCGGACGTCGTGGCCGAGCACCTCGCCTCCGGCGACGCCGTGACCATGGTGACCACGCGGGTGGACCCGGCCGACGCGGGCCGCTACGGCGTCGTGCAGGCCGAGGACGGGCGGATCGTCGACTACGTGTACAAGCCCGACGAGCCGCGCGGCGACCTGGTGAGCAACGAGGTCTTCGTGCTCGACCCCGGTCCGGTGCTCGACCTGCTCGAGGAGCTGGCGGCGGACGCCGGCGAGGACGGCCTCACCGACCTGGGGTACGAGCTCCTGCCCCGCCTCGTCGAGCAGGGCCGGGCGCGGGAGCACCGGTTCGACGGCTACTGGCGCGACGTCGGCACCGTGGAGTCGTACTGGGAGGGGCACATGGACCTGCTGGCCGGCCCGCCGCGGATCGTGCTGGACGACCCGGCGTGGCCGGTCCGCACGCACACCCGCGGCTGGGGGGCCGCCCGCCTGCACGACGGCGCGGAGGTCTCCGACGCCCTCGTCTCCCCCGGCGCGACCGTCGCCGGCAGCGTGTCCCGCTCGGTCCTGTCCCCGGGAGCCGTCGTCGAGGCCGGGGCGACGGTCGTGGAGAGCGTCCTGCTGCCCGGGGCCGTGGTGCGCCGCGGGGCGCGCGTGGAGCGCAGCGTCCTCGACGACGGCGTGGAGGTCGGGCCCGACGCGCAGGTCGGCGGGCCCGGTGCGGTGACGCTCGTCGGCCTGCGCACGACGGTCGGGGCGGGGCAGCGGGTGCCGCAGGGCGCCGTGCACCCGGAGCCGCCGGAGGACTGACCGCTAGCGCCCCCGCAGCGCCCGGGCCTCGATGTCGCGCAGCACCACCGAGGTGACGGCGTCGGGCGCGCTGCCGCTGCGGCGGCGCTCGAGGACCACGTCGCGCTCCGCGTCGTGCAGCGCGCGCAGCACCTCGGCGTGCCGCTCGAGGCGCGGGTCGCCGTCGGCGGCCGCCCGCCGCGCGTCGCGCCGCCACCCGTACGCCCGCCGCACCCGCTCCGCCTCCCCGGTCTC
It encodes the following:
- a CDS encoding glucose-1-phosphate adenylyltransferase family protein encodes the protein MAPPRTLVLVLAGGAGGRLQLLTHDRAKPAVPFGGVNRLIDFPLSNCLHSGIADVWVSQQFHTTSLNDHLSSGRPWDLDRTTGGLLVIPPHQGTARGGWHAGTADSLWRNAELVREFGPDALVVVSADAVYRLDYADVVAEHLASGDAVTMVTTRVDPADAGRYGVVQAEDGRIVDYVYKPDEPRGDLVSNEVFVLDPGPVLDLLEELAADAGEDGLTDLGYELLPRLVEQGRAREHRFDGYWRDVGTVESYWEGHMDLLAGPPRIVLDDPAWPVRTHTRGWGAARLHDGAEVSDALVSPGATVAGSVSRSVLSPGAVVEAGATVVESVLLPGAVVRRGARVERSVLDDGVEVGPDAQVGGPGAVTLVGLRTTVGAGQRVPQGAVHPEPPED